The proteins below come from a single Thermomicrobiales bacterium genomic window:
- a CDS encoding deoxyguanosinetriphosphate triphosphohydrolase has product MNVRQTLEARQREWLAPAAARADLATRPQAEDESDVRTAYQRDRDRILHSKAFRRLKHKTQVFLSPSGDHVRTRMTHTLEVTQIARTIARALDLNEDLTEAIGLGHDLGHTPFGHTGERALARMFPGFRHNEQSLRVVDRLEKDGAGLNLTNDTRDGILRHSKPEAGIAGEMAGTPATAEAQIVKISDGIAYINHDFDDAVRAGLIDAHDLPEFVGQTLGTSHSQRIDTLVHDVIVNSRPFLASPADGRQVIQMSDGILAAADEMRTFLFERVYHPVNRRAATKQAEQMIEALFEYYVANADEAPEVFAPSLVGESVERRVADIISGMTDRYAVNTYTTLFLPSPEEH; this is encoded by the coding sequence GTGAACGTACGCCAGACTCTTGAAGCCAGACAACGCGAATGGCTCGCGCCAGCAGCGGCGCGGGCCGATCTCGCAACACGTCCGCAAGCCGAGGATGAGTCGGACGTACGGACGGCGTATCAGCGCGATCGCGATCGAATCCTGCATTCGAAAGCATTCCGCCGCCTGAAGCACAAGACACAGGTGTTTCTCTCACCGAGCGGCGACCATGTCCGGACGCGGATGACGCATACGCTGGAAGTGACGCAGATCGCCCGGACTATCGCCCGCGCGCTCGACCTGAACGAGGACCTCACCGAGGCGATCGGGCTCGGGCACGATTTGGGACATACGCCGTTCGGGCATACCGGCGAGCGCGCGTTGGCGCGGATGTTCCCCGGCTTCCGGCACAATGAGCAGAGCCTTCGCGTCGTCGATCGCCTGGAGAAAGACGGAGCTGGGCTGAACCTCACCAACGACACCCGCGACGGTATCCTGCGCCATTCAAAGCCGGAAGCGGGCATTGCCGGCGAGATGGCCGGGACGCCTGCCACAGCTGAAGCGCAGATCGTGAAGATCTCGGACGGCATCGCCTACATCAACCATGATTTCGATGACGCCGTTCGCGCCGGATTGATCGACGCACACGACTTGCCGGAGTTCGTTGGACAAACACTGGGCACATCGCATAGTCAACGCATTGATACGCTGGTCCATGATGTCATCGTCAACTCGCGCCCGTTCCTCGCCTCACCTGCCGACGGCAGACAGGTGATTCAGATGAGCGACGGTATCCTGGCTGCGGCAGACGAAATGCGCACGTTCCTGTTTGAACGCGTCTACCACCCGGTGAACAGACGAGCAGCCACGAAGCAGGCCGAGCAGATGATCGAAGCGCTGTTCGAGTATTATGTCGCGAACGCTGACGAAGCGCCGGAAGTCTTTGCACCATCGCTGGTTGGCGAAAGCGTCGAGCGACGGGTTGCTGACATCATCTCCGGCATGACCGACCGCTACGCCGTGAACACCTATACCACGCTATTTCTCCCATCCCCTGAGGAGCACTGA
- a CDS encoding VOC family protein — protein MSRLYGGSLHFFSHHIHLGCSDPCLRAFCASTGDPPRPLGLQDREMFIMAVKRLDHAGYVVNDLSAAIAFFVELGLELEGETTVEGEWVDQLVGLDGVRSDIAFLRTPDGHGRIELSTFHSPVSTSPPPTAPVNAPGIPRLTFVVDSLDDTYERLLATVPPSLERSRSTSTSIDTAIFAVQQESSSGLLKSSTDEDRAHVLIATRSWFQIALAETQRQHQCQQRVKAALRPPSIFERCVVTATRMRAVVGGAEPLPVHAVRAQHYQ, from the coding sequence TTGAGCCGCCTTTATGGCGGCTCTTTGCATTTTTTCTCGCACCATATCCACCTCGGTTGTTCTGATCCATGCTTGCGCGCATTCTGCGCATCTACCGGAGATCCTCCACGTCCACTCGGGCTTCAAGATCGGGAGATGTTCATCATGGCAGTCAAGCGGCTTGATCACGCAGGTTATGTTGTCAACGACCTGTCGGCGGCAATTGCGTTCTTCGTCGAACTGGGTCTGGAACTCGAAGGCGAGACAACCGTCGAAGGTGAATGGGTCGATCAGCTCGTCGGGCTAGACGGGGTTCGGAGCGACATTGCCTTCCTGCGGACGCCAGACGGCCATGGCCGCATTGAGCTGTCAACGTTCCATTCACCGGTTTCCACCTCGCCGCCTCCCACCGCACCAGTGAATGCACCGGGCATTCCCCGACTGACATTCGTGGTTGACTCTCTCGACGACACATACGAGCGTCTGCTCGCCACGGTGCCACCCTCGTTGGAGAGATCGCGCAGTACGAGTACATCTATCGATACTGCTATCTTCGCGGTCCAGCAGGAGTCATCGTCGGGATTGTTGAAGAGCTCAACTGACGAAGACCGAGCGCATGTGCTCATCGCCACGCGCTCGTGGTTTCAGATCGCTCTGGCTGAAACGCAACGCCAACATCAATGCCAGCAAAGAGTGAAGGCGGCCCTGCGGCCGCCTTCAATATTCGAACGTTGTGTGGTCACCGCTACCCGGATGCGGGCTGTGGTCGGAGGCGCGGAGCCACTTCCGGTTCACGCCGTTCGCGCTCAGCATTACCAGTAG
- the ftsH gene encoding ATP-dependent zinc metalloprotease FtsH: protein MTDNRWLRNGFVWIILIIAVIALWFMVTSGGERTRTRDLSSIAQDIQAGQVARLEQTENSSKVTVYYKGSDEVETFRLPQNVNIYDALMLYGVEPTDVDITIKAASQWGNWLGIMTFILPTMILIGIVIFMMRQAQGSNSQAMSFGKSRARMFTGNKPTVTFADVAGVNEAKEELVEVVEFLKYPEKFSALGARIPRGVLLVGPPGTGKTLLSRAVAGEAGVPFFSISGSEFVEMFVGVGASRVRDLFDQAKRNAPCIVFVDEIDAVGRQRGAGLGGSHDEREQTLNQILVEMDGFDSSTNVIVIAATNRPDVLDPALLRPGRFDRQVILDRPDIAGRLAVLEVHSRGKPLEDDIQLEDLARQTPGFSGADLENLVNESAILAARRNKKTIGRKELAEAIDRVVAGPQRKSRVISEREKLMTAYHEAGHALVARMVPNADPVRKVSIVARGMMGGYTSVVPDEDRFFWTKSQFEDMLAYIMGGRVAEEIVFNEISTGASNDIERASGLARRMVTEYGMSSTLGPLAFGKKDELVFLGREINEQRNYSDEVAFQIDQEIRQLIDDAYKLARQVLTEHADKLEAIAMLLIENETVESEELEALFDSPRPQPTLHGPSHPQLPTGNAERERREPEVAPRLRPQPASG, encoded by the coding sequence ATGACCGACAATCGATGGCTTCGCAACGGCTTTGTCTGGATCATCCTGATTATCGCGGTTATCGCCCTCTGGTTCATGGTGACCAGCGGTGGCGAGCGCACGCGAACACGCGATCTCAGTAGCATCGCGCAGGACATTCAGGCCGGCCAGGTCGCACGGCTCGAACAGACCGAAAACTCGAGCAAGGTCACTGTCTATTACAAGGGTTCCGACGAAGTAGAGACGTTCCGGCTGCCGCAGAACGTCAATATCTACGATGCGTTGATGCTCTATGGCGTCGAACCAACGGACGTCGACATTACGATCAAGGCCGCGAGTCAGTGGGGCAATTGGCTCGGTATCATGACCTTTATATTGCCGACGATGATCCTGATCGGCATCGTGATCTTCATGATGCGTCAGGCGCAGGGCAGTAACAGCCAGGCGATGTCGTTCGGTAAGAGTCGCGCACGGATGTTTACCGGCAATAAGCCGACGGTGACATTTGCGGACGTCGCCGGTGTCAACGAAGCCAAAGAAGAGCTCGTTGAGGTCGTTGAGTTCCTGAAGTATCCAGAGAAGTTCTCTGCCCTCGGCGCGCGGATTCCTCGCGGTGTGCTGCTGGTCGGCCCTCCAGGCACCGGCAAGACTTTGCTCTCGCGTGCCGTCGCTGGAGAGGCTGGCGTGCCTTTCTTCAGTATCTCCGGCTCTGAGTTCGTCGAGATGTTCGTAGGCGTTGGTGCGTCGCGAGTTCGTGATCTGTTTGATCAGGCCAAGCGCAATGCGCCCTGCATCGTGTTCGTTGACGAGATCGACGCCGTCGGTCGCCAGCGTGGCGCTGGACTTGGTGGCAGTCACGACGAGCGCGAGCAGACGCTGAATCAGATTCTCGTCGAGATGGACGGATTTGACAGCAGCACGAACGTGATCGTCATTGCTGCGACGAACCGGCCGGACGTCCTCGACCCGGCGTTGCTTCGCCCCGGTCGATTCGACCGTCAGGTCATTCTCGATCGGCCTGACATCGCTGGTCGACTCGCCGTTCTCGAAGTTCATTCGCGGGGCAAGCCGCTTGAGGATGATATACAGCTCGAAGACCTCGCTCGGCAGACTCCGGGGTTCTCGGGAGCCGACCTTGAGAACCTGGTGAACGAGTCCGCCATCCTTGCTGCACGGCGCAACAAGAAGACGATCGGCCGCAAGGAGCTCGCCGAAGCAATCGATCGGGTTGTCGCCGGGCCGCAGCGCAAGAGTCGCGTCATCAGCGAGCGTGAGAAGCTGATGACCGCATACCACGAGGCGGGCCATGCGCTCGTCGCGCGCATGGTGCCGAACGCCGATCCGGTGCGCAAAGTGTCGATCGTCGCACGCGGCATGATGGGTGGCTACACCAGCGTCGTGCCGGACGAGGATCGGTTCTTCTGGACCAAGAGTCAATTCGAGGACATGCTGGCCTACATCATGGGCGGTCGTGTCGCTGAGGAGATCGTCTTCAACGAGATCTCTACCGGCGCTTCGAATGACATTGAGCGAGCGTCTGGTCTGGCCCGCCGAATGGTGACCGAGTATGGCATGAGCTCCACGCTCGGACCGTTGGCCTTCGGTAAGAAGGACGAGCTTGTCTTCCTCGGACGTGAGATTAATGAGCAGCGCAACTACAGTGACGAGGTCGCGTTCCAGATTGACCAGGAGATTCGTCAACTGATTGATGACGCCTACAAGCTGGCGCGCCAAGTCCTGACCGAGCACGCCGACAAGCTTGAGGCGATTGCCATGCTCCTGATTGAGAACGAGACCGTCGAGTCCGAAGAGCTGGAGGCGCTCTTCGACTCGCCGCGACCACAGCCAACACTGCACGGTCCGTCGCATCCGCAGTTGCCTACTGGTAATGCTGAGCGCGAACGGCGTGAACCGGAAGTGGCTCCGCGCCTCCGACCACAGCCCGCATCCGGGTAG
- the ppdK gene encoding pyruvate, phosphate dikinase produces MAQWVSRFDQGDGSNKDLLGGKGANLAEMTSLDLPVPPGFTITTDACRAYLASDETFPDGLWDEARAGIQTIEEQIGRSFGDSANPLLVSVRSGAKFSMPGMMDTILNLGLNDETVVGLAESADERFAWDCYRRLIQMYAKVVMDVDSDHFEDAIDALKRQTRVTLDHELSADSLKGLVETFKQIVIRDAGSEFPQDPWTQLRGAVEAVFSSWNNRRAIAYRNQNHIAHDLGTAVNVQAMVFGNLGDDSATGVAFTRNPATGEQGIFGEFLVNAQGEDVVAGVRTPQPIAEMGTLPAFSDAWSSFKSITSRLELHYRDMQDVEFTIQNGRLFMLQTRTGKRTGQAAVNIAVEMVDEGLISKEEAVQRVEPAQLDQLLHPMIDPSYTPEVLAVGLPASPGAATGKIVFDADDAKRLGDGGERVILVRIETSPEDFHGMVAAQAVLTARGGMTSHAAVVARGMGKPCVAGCGSLDIDYRAGTIGVAGRVLNEGDFITIDGASGRVMLGEVPTIEPNVGGSVATLLAWADDIRRLGIRANADTPGDAQKARELGAEGIGLCRTEHMFFEGDRIQAMRQMIMASDAAERQAALDQLLPMQQEDFEGIFRAMDGFPVTIRTLDPPLHEFLPHTDQDIEALARDTGITVEQVRNKTAALREANPMLGHRGCRLGISYPEITDMQARAIFNAAVNCQRDGIAVHPEIMIPLVGDVEELKRQRAVVDAAAKETFEETGVTVEYSVGTMIELPRAALTANKIAEQAEFFSFGTNDLTQTAFGLSRDDAGRFLPMYVESGILARDPFVTLDREGVGELVEIATERGRSTRPDIKLGICGEHGGDPDSVAFCHEAGLNYVSCSPFRVPVARLAAAQAALGDAERDR; encoded by the coding sequence ATGGCACAGTGGGTATCGCGGTTTGACCAGGGCGACGGATCCAACAAGGACCTCCTTGGTGGCAAGGGCGCAAACCTTGCCGAAATGACCAGCCTCGACCTGCCGGTTCCTCCCGGATTCACGATTACGACCGACGCTTGCCGCGCCTATCTAGCGTCGGACGAAACATTCCCTGACGGACTGTGGGACGAAGCGCGAGCCGGAATCCAGACCATCGAAGAGCAGATCGGTAGATCGTTCGGCGATTCGGCGAACCCGCTCCTGGTTTCGGTGCGGTCTGGCGCAAAGTTCTCGATGCCAGGCATGATGGATACGATCCTCAACCTCGGTTTGAACGACGAGACCGTTGTTGGCCTGGCAGAGAGCGCCGACGAGCGTTTCGCCTGGGACTGCTACCGCCGTCTGATCCAGATGTACGCCAAGGTCGTCATGGACGTCGACAGCGACCACTTCGAGGACGCGATCGACGCGCTGAAGCGGCAGACTCGTGTCACACTCGACCATGAACTCTCGGCAGATTCGCTTAAGGGCCTGGTCGAAACATTCAAGCAGATCGTAATTCGCGACGCCGGCTCCGAATTCCCGCAAGACCCTTGGACACAACTACGTGGCGCTGTCGAGGCGGTCTTCAGCTCATGGAATAACCGGCGTGCCATCGCCTATCGAAATCAAAATCACATCGCGCACGACCTCGGTACAGCCGTTAATGTGCAGGCAATGGTCTTCGGCAATCTGGGCGACGACAGCGCGACCGGCGTTGCGTTCACGCGCAATCCCGCCACGGGCGAGCAAGGGATATTCGGCGAATTCCTGGTGAATGCGCAGGGCGAAGATGTTGTGGCAGGTGTCAGAACGCCTCAGCCGATCGCCGAGATGGGCACGTTGCCGGCCTTCTCGGATGCCTGGTCATCGTTCAAGAGCATCACCAGCCGCCTTGAGTTGCACTATCGCGACATGCAGGACGTCGAGTTCACCATTCAGAATGGCCGACTGTTCATGCTTCAGACACGCACTGGCAAGCGCACCGGTCAGGCGGCAGTCAACATCGCCGTCGAGATGGTTGATGAGGGGCTGATTTCCAAGGAAGAGGCTGTCCAGCGCGTCGAACCAGCCCAGCTCGATCAATTGCTGCATCCAATGATCGATCCGTCGTACACACCAGAAGTCCTCGCGGTCGGCCTGCCGGCCAGCCCGGGAGCAGCGACCGGCAAGATCGTCTTCGACGCAGATGACGCCAAGCGCCTCGGCGACGGTGGCGAACGGGTCATCCTCGTCCGCATCGAGACTTCGCCAGAAGACTTCCACGGCATGGTCGCCGCGCAGGCGGTTCTGACTGCACGCGGCGGCATGACGTCCCACGCGGCAGTCGTCGCACGCGGTATGGGCAAGCCGTGTGTCGCAGGCTGCGGCTCGCTCGACATTGACTATCGTGCCGGGACGATCGGCGTTGCCGGCCGCGTACTCAACGAGGGTGACTTCATCACAATCGATGGCGCGAGCGGACGGGTCATGCTTGGCGAGGTGCCGACCATTGAGCCGAACGTGGGCGGCAGTGTTGCGACGCTGCTGGCGTGGGCCGACGACATCCGCCGCCTCGGCATTCGGGCAAACGCCGACACGCCGGGAGATGCCCAGAAGGCACGCGAGCTCGGTGCCGAAGGTATCGGGCTGTGCCGCACAGAGCACATGTTTTTCGAAGGTGATCGCATTCAAGCGATGCGTCAGATGATCATGGCGTCCGATGCAGCAGAACGCCAGGCAGCGCTCGACCAGCTGCTGCCGATGCAGCAGGAGGATTTCGAGGGCATCTTCCGAGCAATGGACGGCTTCCCTGTGACGATCCGCACGCTCGACCCGCCACTGCATGAGTTCCTGCCGCACACCGATCAGGATATTGAAGCGCTCGCCCGCGACACCGGGATCACCGTCGAGCAAGTGCGCAACAAGACCGCTGCACTCCGCGAAGCCAACCCAATGCTCGGACACCGCGGTTGCCGACTCGGGATTTCCTACCCGGAGATCACCGATATGCAGGCACGCGCAATCTTCAATGCGGCAGTGAACTGCCAGCGCGACGGCATAGCCGTTCATCCTGAGATCATGATTCCGCTCGTCGGCGATGTCGAGGAGCTCAAGCGCCAGCGTGCTGTCGTCGATGCCGCCGCGAAGGAGACCTTCGAGGAGACGGGCGTCACCGTCGAATACTCGGTCGGGACGATGATCGAGTTGCCGCGTGCAGCGCTGACTGCCAATAAGATCGCCGAGCAAGCCGAGTTCTTCTCATTTGGCACGAACGACCTGACGCAGACCGCATTCGGATTGAGCCGCGACGATGCCGGACGCTTCCTGCCGATGTACGTCGAGAGCGGCATCCTCGCGCGCGATCCGTTCGTCACGCTCGACCGCGAAGGAGTTGGCGAGCTGGTGGAGATCGCAACCGAACGTGGACGCTCAACGCGACCCGACATCAAGCTGGGCATCTGCGGCGAGCACGGCGGCGATCCGGATAGCGTGGCTTTCTGCCACGAGGCCGGACTGAACTACGTCTCCTGCTCACCGTTCCGCGTTCCCGTCGCCCGTCTTGCTGCTGCGCAGGCAGCTCTCGGAGACGCCGAGCGCGATCGCTGA
- the hpt gene encoding hypoxanthine phosphoribosyltransferase, with amino-acid sequence MTDDQRLDSGIARVLVSEEQIQQRIAQLGAELGEIYRDSCPILVGILTGAFVFMADLSRAMPVQLDVQFMAVSSYGASTQSSGVVKILKDLDTSIEGRDILIVEDIIDSGLTLAYLLDVLSRRGPKSIRVVTLLMKERDHHRDVQVDHCGFLIPDEFVVGYGLDVAGRYRNLSYVGVYDGS; translated from the coding sequence ATGACGGACGACCAACGCCTGGATAGCGGGATAGCCCGAGTGCTAGTGTCCGAGGAGCAGATTCAGCAGCGTATCGCTCAGCTCGGAGCAGAACTCGGCGAAATTTACCGCGATAGTTGCCCCATCCTCGTTGGGATTCTGACCGGCGCGTTCGTCTTCATGGCCGACCTGTCGCGGGCGATGCCGGTCCAGCTTGATGTCCAGTTCATGGCCGTGTCGAGCTATGGCGCATCAACGCAGTCGAGTGGCGTGGTGAAGATTCTGAAGGACCTTGATACCTCGATCGAGGGGCGAGACATTCTCATTGTTGAGGACATCATCGATAGCGGTCTGACGCTCGCGTATCTGCTCGACGTGCTCAGTCGTCGCGGACCGAAGAGTATCCGCGTTGTCACGCTGCTGATGAAAGAACGTGACCACCACCGGGACGTTCAGGTGGACCATTGCGGCTTCCTGATTCCGGACGAGTTCGTTGTCGGTTATGGGCTTGATGTTGCAGGGCGATATCGCAACTTGTCGTACGTCGGCGTCTACGACGGATCGTAG
- the tilS gene encoding tRNA lysidine(34) synthetase TilS, whose product MPDWTDAKLAHVRAVGSRCLTWDVPVAIACSGGVDSTALLLLASSMRDQLAPFFVVHVDHRTRVESAEEGRHVAALCALLDVPFVAADVDADWRIGEHVAEHRLRAARYEALARVVRAHNLRAVVTAHTQDDQVETILMRLLSGTGSGGAAGMLPTSTIATASGDLQILRPLLDVSRSDLMRVVEDAGVEPILDPSNADTRYARNALRHEIIPQLRRLYPGFPATLLRSMMLVRDDAMVVNDLANGVFAEIVEATSRGALVDRNALRRASRPVASRIVRRVARQVSTAASDADWRELSSERIDAVLRAVQGRAGAKIELPHGVDVIIERDRVVFAQRGGRDDDDGRPTPG is encoded by the coding sequence GTGCCCGACTGGACCGATGCCAAGCTGGCGCACGTTCGCGCCGTCGGCAGCAGGTGTCTGACTTGGGATGTCCCGGTTGCGATTGCCTGCTCTGGTGGCGTGGACTCGACTGCGCTGCTTCTGCTGGCGAGCTCAATGCGGGACCAGCTGGCACCGTTTTTCGTCGTTCATGTCGATCATCGCACCCGCGTAGAGTCGGCCGAGGAGGGGCGGCACGTTGCGGCACTGTGTGCGTTGCTGGATGTTCCGTTCGTCGCGGCGGATGTTGACGCTGATTGGCGCATCGGCGAGCACGTCGCAGAACATCGCCTTCGCGCTGCCCGCTATGAAGCGCTCGCGCGTGTCGTCCGCGCGCACAATCTCCGCGCCGTTGTCACCGCCCACACGCAGGACGATCAGGTTGAGACGATCCTGATGCGCCTGCTCTCCGGCACTGGTTCTGGTGGGGCAGCCGGGATGCTGCCGACCAGCACGATCGCAACGGCGAGTGGCGACCTGCAGATTCTTCGTCCGCTGCTTGATGTTTCCAGAAGCGACCTGATGCGAGTGGTTGAAGACGCTGGTGTCGAACCCATACTCGATCCAAGCAACGCCGATACGCGCTACGCACGCAATGCCCTGAGGCATGAGATCATTCCGCAGTTGCGACGGCTATACCCTGGGTTTCCAGCGACGTTACTGCGCTCCATGATGCTTGTTCGCGATGACGCGATGGTTGTAAATGACTTGGCAAACGGTGTGTTTGCGGAAATCGTTGAAGCGACGAGCCGTGGGGCCCTGGTCGATCGCAACGCATTGCGTCGTGCGTCGCGACCGGTGGCATCGCGCATCGTGCGGCGTGTGGCGCGACAGGTGTCTACCGCCGCTTCCGACGCCGACTGGCGCGAACTGTCGTCGGAACGCATCGACGCAGTTCTCCGTGCAGTGCAGGGGCGAGCCGGAGCGAAAATCGAATTGCCGCATGGCGTGGATGTGATCATTGAGCGAGACCGGGTTGTGTTCGCGCAGCGAGGAGGAAGGGACGACGATGACGGACGACCAACGCCTGGATAG
- a CDS encoding UvrD-helicase domain-containing protein, translating into MQSIHESQGSTLLDGLNPEQRASVMTTDGPVLIVAGPGSGKTRVLTVRIAHLIQDLGVAPWNILAVTFTNKAAREMRERVEALVGDRARWVMLGTFHGFCARVLRQYGQHIGIDPRFVIYDDGDQMNAVKSAMDQLDISPKHFAPRAVLSTISRSKSHNVGPTEFTDSVESYFEEVVARIYPIYQQTLLRRKALDFDDLLSMTLRLLHESPEALSALRQRYHYVLVDEYQDTNRIQYLLVKELAAEHRNLCVVGDPDQSIYGWRAADIRNILTFKEDFPDAIEIHLEENYRSTPDILTAADAVIRENVQRIDRKLRTSNKAGEKITLRECFDEQQEARFVVEEIQRLTTEGKYRGSDIAVLYRTNWQSRPIEEAMIRATIPYQLIGGTRFYERKEIKDALALLRLISNPDDYAAFQRVVAEFPVGAGIGAKTLSDIEQWSQARAAGTGAALDAIGSADGPPLSSRATKLLTAMRERLDVLRDLEPTALLSELFDRALEDTGYLGYFESGDEEAMSRWENLQQLRSNIERFDDEPPETRLTTFLSEVALVSDADTIEDAHEKVTLITLHAVKGLEFPVVFLTGVEEGLIPHQRSITENPAMLEEERRLLYVGITRAKERLYLTHAFRRSRFGGTEPSEPSSFLTAIPASTLAAGSRSHEPTRPATRKLLVAQPAAAPVYTRVSAGQRVFHAEVRGRVVVQVADRNDDQEITVQFKRHGEKRLMGSLANLTVDQE; encoded by the coding sequence ATGCAGAGTATCCACGAGTCACAGGGATCCACGTTGCTGGATGGCCTGAACCCCGAACAACGCGCTTCCGTGATGACGACAGACGGCCCCGTTCTCATCGTTGCAGGTCCCGGCAGTGGCAAGACTCGCGTCCTCACTGTCCGCATCGCCCACCTCATCCAGGACCTCGGCGTCGCACCGTGGAATATCCTGGCCGTCACATTCACCAACAAGGCCGCACGAGAGATGCGCGAGCGTGTCGAAGCGCTGGTTGGAGATCGGGCGCGCTGGGTCATGCTCGGCACGTTCCACGGGTTCTGCGCTCGCGTGCTCAGACAATACGGTCAACACATCGGAATCGATCCGCGGTTCGTCATCTACGATGATGGCGACCAGATGAACGCGGTCAAGTCAGCGATGGATCAACTGGATATCAGCCCAAAGCATTTCGCGCCTCGGGCCGTACTCAGCACGATCTCGCGTTCAAAGAGCCACAACGTCGGCCCAACAGAGTTCACCGACTCGGTTGAGAGCTATTTTGAAGAGGTAGTGGCCCGGATCTACCCGATTTATCAGCAGACATTGCTGCGCCGCAAAGCGCTCGACTTCGATGATTTGTTGTCGATGACGCTACGACTCCTGCACGAATCGCCGGAAGCGCTCAGCGCGCTCCGCCAGCGCTACCACTATGTCCTGGTCGACGAATATCAGGACACTAACCGCATCCAGTATTTGCTGGTGAAGGAGCTGGCCGCCGAGCATCGCAATCTCTGCGTCGTCGGCGACCCGGATCAGTCGATTTACGGTTGGCGTGCTGCGGATATCCGCAACATCCTGACGTTCAAAGAAGATTTTCCCGACGCTATCGAGATCCATCTTGAAGAGAACTATCGTTCGACACCGGACATCCTCACCGCTGCTGACGCAGTGATTCGTGAGAACGTCCAGCGGATCGACCGGAAGCTGCGGACTTCAAACAAAGCGGGCGAGAAGATTACACTCAGAGAGTGTTTCGACGAACAGCAAGAAGCGCGGTTCGTCGTCGAAGAGATCCAGCGGCTGACCACCGAAGGCAAGTACCGCGGCAGCGACATCGCCGTGCTGTACCGAACCAACTGGCAGAGCCGACCGATCGAAGAGGCGATGATCCGCGCCACGATCCCCTATCAGCTCATTGGTGGCACGCGCTTCTACGAGCGCAAGGAGATCAAAGACGCACTCGCACTCCTGCGCCTGATTTCAAACCCGGATGATTACGCCGCATTTCAGCGCGTGGTCGCCGAGTTCCCTGTCGGAGCCGGCATCGGCGCGAAGACGCTGTCCGATATCGAGCAGTGGAGCCAGGCGCGAGCTGCCGGCACGGGCGCAGCGCTTGATGCCATCGGCAGTGCCGACGGACCGCCGCTCTCGTCGCGCGCGACAAAACTCCTGACGGCAATGCGTGAGCGCCTCGACGTCCTGCGCGATCTCGAACCGACCGCGCTCCTCAGCGAGCTATTCGACCGGGCACTGGAAGATACCGGCTATCTCGGCTATTTCGAGTCCGGCGACGAAGAAGCGATGTCGCGCTGGGAGAACCTCCAGCAATTGCGCTCGAACATTGAGCGGTTCGATGATGAGCCACCTGAGACACGATTGACAACGTTCCTGTCCGAAGTCGCACTAGTGAGTGATGCCGATACGATCGAGGATGCGCACGAGAAAGTCACACTCATCACGCTCCATGCAGTGAAGGGACTGGAGTTTCCGGTCGTCTTCCTCACCGGCGTTGAAGAAGGTTTGATCCCGCACCAACGCTCGATCACCGAGAACCCGGCCATGCTCGAAGAAGAGCGCAGACTGCTCTACGTCGGAATCACACGGGCGAAAGAGCGCTTATATCTGACGCACGCGTTTCGCCGTTCCCGGTTCGGCGGTACAGAGCCATCTGAGCCATCGTCATTTCTGACTGCAATTCCAGCGAGTACACTGGCGGCAGGCAGTCGATCGCACGAACCGACGCGACCCGCGACGCGAAAGTTGCTCGTTGCTCAGCCCGCCGCAGCGCCGGTCTATACCCGGGTATCGGCGGGGCAGCGCGTATTCCACGCAGAAGTTCGGGGACGTGTCGTGGTGCAGGTCGCGGATCGCAACGACGATCAGGAAATCACGGTCCAGTTCAAGCGACATGGGGAAAAGCGGTTGATGGGGAGTCTCGCCAATCTCACGGTCGACCAGGAATAA